A window of Paraburkholderia bryophila contains these coding sequences:
- the cls gene encoding cardiolipin synthase, translated as MLTIPITAFVTLIIVLLIANLSSGEKKIEHKIERRYASDDPQFLRSMGLLLGPPVIAGNRFEMLLNGDRIFPSMLEGIRSARHTITFETFIYWSGEIGEQIAQALADKAREGVAVHVLLDWVGSSKMDKRYLNLLRDGGAEVIQYHKPHWTGLGRMNDRTHRKLLVIDGRIGFTGGVGIAPEWTGHAQDEKHWRDTHFRVAGPVVGHMQAVFMDNWVKASGNVLHGADYFPKVEAAGEGLAHMFSSSPSGGSDDMQLMYLMAITAATHSIHLASAYFVPDKLTINAIVEAAKRGVKVQIITPGKRIDTHTVREASRACWGDLLEAGVEIFEYQPTMFHCKLLVVDEYLVSVGSTNFDSRSFKLNDEANLNIYDRDFAKQQTAVFADDLKESQQITLEAWLHRPFTEKLIEKCIPLLESQL; from the coding sequence ATGCTGACAATACCTATCACCGCGTTCGTTACGCTCATTATTGTTTTGCTGATTGCCAATCTGTCGAGTGGCGAGAAGAAGATCGAACACAAAATAGAGCGGCGTTACGCCAGCGACGATCCGCAATTCCTGCGTTCCATGGGACTGTTGCTGGGGCCGCCGGTTATTGCCGGCAACCGCTTCGAGATGCTGCTCAACGGCGACCGCATCTTTCCTTCGATGCTCGAAGGCATTCGATCCGCGCGCCACACCATCACCTTCGAGACGTTCATTTACTGGTCCGGTGAAATAGGCGAGCAGATCGCCCAGGCTCTGGCGGATAAAGCACGCGAAGGCGTGGCGGTGCATGTGCTGCTCGATTGGGTCGGCTCGTCGAAAATGGACAAGCGTTATCTGAATCTGCTGCGCGACGGCGGGGCCGAAGTCATTCAGTATCACAAGCCGCACTGGACCGGTCTTGGTCGAATGAACGACCGCACGCACCGCAAACTGCTGGTGATCGACGGACGGATTGGTTTCACCGGCGGCGTGGGCATAGCGCCGGAATGGACCGGCCACGCGCAGGATGAAAAGCATTGGCGTGACACGCATTTCCGCGTTGCCGGCCCCGTGGTCGGTCACATGCAAGCGGTGTTCATGGACAACTGGGTCAAAGCGTCGGGCAATGTACTGCATGGCGCGGACTACTTTCCAAAAGTGGAAGCCGCCGGCGAGGGCCTCGCGCATATGTTCAGCAGCTCGCCTTCGGGCGGCAGCGACGACATGCAGTTGATGTACCTGATGGCGATCACGGCGGCCACTCACAGCATTCATCTGGCGAGCGCCTACTTCGTGCCCGACAAGCTGACGATCAACGCGATCGTCGAGGCCGCGAAGCGCGGTGTGAAAGTGCAAATCATCACACCGGGTAAGCGCATCGACACGCACACGGTTCGCGAAGCATCGCGTGCGTGTTGGGGCGATCTGCTTGAAGCGGGTGTGGAGATCTTCGAGTATCAGCCCACCATGTTCCATTGCAAATTGCTGGTGGTGGATGAATACCTGGTGTCGGTCGGCTCGACCAATTTCGACAGCCGTTCGTTCAAGCTCAACGACGAAGCGAATCTGAACATCTACGACCGCGACTTCGCGAAGCAGCAAACAGCGGTTTTCGCCGACGACCTCAAAGAGTCGCAACAGATCACGCTCGAAGCCTGGTTGCACCGGCCGTTCACCGAGAAGCTGATCGAGAAATGTATCCCGTTACTGGAGTCGCAACTCTGA